A single region of the Streptococcus sanguinis genome encodes:
- a CDS encoding thiamine diphosphokinase yields MTKVALFAGGNLEHFSLDFDVLVGVDRGSLFLLEQGVCPDLAVGDFDSVTEEELLRIKDSAKEVVQAHPEKDDTDLELAVLACFERYPDACLTIFGAFGGRLDHALANVFLPSNEKIAPYMEKIFLEDEQNLLTYVPKGRHEIKPVAGMRYLAFLPSDDAALTIEGAKYPLNKDNFFFKKVYASNEFIDKPIYLDFDSGYTVVIYSKDRS; encoded by the coding sequence ATGACTAAGGTTGCACTGTTTGCTGGCGGGAATTTGGAGCATTTTAGCTTAGATTTTGATGTTTTAGTCGGAGTAGACCGTGGAAGCCTCTTTCTGCTTGAGCAGGGAGTTTGTCCTGACTTGGCTGTCGGGGATTTTGACTCTGTGACCGAGGAAGAATTGCTGCGCATAAAAGATAGTGCCAAGGAAGTCGTTCAGGCCCATCCTGAAAAGGATGATACGGACCTGGAGTTAGCTGTTCTAGCTTGTTTTGAGCGCTATCCAGATGCTTGTTTGACTATTTTTGGAGCCTTTGGGGGCCGTCTGGATCATGCCTTGGCCAATGTTTTCCTGCCTAGTAATGAAAAAATTGCACCATATATGGAAAAGATTTTTCTGGAAGACGAACAGAATCTGCTGACCTATGTTCCCAAGGGGCGCCATGAAATCAAACCAGTAGCTGGCATGCGCTATCTGGCCTTTCTGCCATCGGATGATGCTGCCTTAACGATTGAGGGCGCCAAATATCCGCTCAATAAAGATAACTTTTTTTTCAAAAAAGTGTATGCTTCTAACGAATTTATAGATAAGCCCATTTATTTGGACTTTGATAGCGGCTATACAGTCGTCATTTACAGCAAAGACAGGAGCTGA
- the rnmV gene encoding ribonuclease M5, with translation MTEKIKIPQVIVVEGKDDTANLQRFYQVDTYETRGSAINEDDLERIEKLHQLRGVIVFTDPDYNGERIRRMIMEAVPTAQHAFLRRDEAAPKSKNKGKSLGVEHASFEDLQQALAVLVGYFDDEENFDITKNDLVRLGLLMGSDSRQRREYLGEQLRIGYSNGKHLLKRLELFGVTLAEVEETMLRYSV, from the coding sequence TTGACTGAGAAGATAAAAATCCCTCAGGTGATTGTCGTTGAGGGCAAGGATGACACAGCTAACCTTCAGCGATTTTACCAAGTTGACACTTACGAGACGAGAGGCTCTGCGATCAATGAAGATGATCTAGAGCGGATTGAGAAACTGCACCAGCTGCGAGGTGTGATTGTCTTTACCGATCCAGACTACAATGGTGAGCGTATCCGTCGAATGATTATGGAGGCTGTGCCGACTGCTCAACATGCCTTTCTCCGCCGTGATGAGGCGGCACCCAAGTCTAAGAACAAAGGTAAATCGCTTGGGGTAGAGCACGCTTCATTTGAGGATTTACAGCAGGCGTTAGCTGTGCTGGTCGGATATTTCGATGATGAGGAAAACTTTGACATTACCAAAAATGACCTCGTACGACTGGGACTGCTTATGGGAAGTGACAGCCGTCAACGCCGAGAGTATCTGGGTGAGCAGCTCCGTATCGGCTATTCTAACGGTAAGCATCTGCTCAAACGCTTGGAATTGTTTGGGGTGACTTTGGCGGAAGTGGAAGAAACCATGCTCAGATATTCAGTCTAA
- the rmuC gene encoding DNA recombination protein RmuC, which yields MEFIIILILLGNLVLTFLLWQKFSQQTETLKQVLENQADHLSDQLDYRLEQESQKKQTAQKELELALGDRLSEVRADLHRNLTDLRLEISDNLTKNRDKTDERMRQIQESNETRLEQMRQTVEEKLEKTLQTRLQTSFETVSKQLESVNRGLGEMQSVARDVGTLNKVLSNTKTRGILGELQLGQIIEDIMTASQYEREFVTVAGSSERVEYAIKLPGQTEHEYVYLPIDSKFPLADYYRLEDAYESGSKEEIELYRKSLLASVKRFAKDIKSKYLAPPATTNFGIMFLPTEGLYSEVVRNPAFFDSLRREEQIVVAGPSTLSALLNSLSVGFKTLNIQKSADDISKVLGSVKSEFNKFGGILTKAQKHLQHASGNIDELLTRRTGAIERTLRHIELSDQDLDLNLLDFSEERENNED from the coding sequence ATGGAGTTTATAATCATCCTCATTCTTTTGGGAAACCTAGTGCTGACCTTTCTTTTATGGCAAAAGTTTAGTCAGCAGACTGAGACGCTAAAGCAAGTCTTGGAAAATCAGGCAGATCATCTATCGGATCAGTTGGACTATCGCTTGGAGCAGGAAAGTCAGAAAAAGCAAACGGCTCAGAAAGAGCTGGAATTAGCTCTGGGAGATCGTTTGAGCGAGGTCAGGGCAGATTTGCACCGCAACTTGACAGACCTGCGCTTGGAGATCAGTGACAACCTGACCAAGAATCGGGATAAAACTGACGAGCGTATGCGGCAAATCCAAGAGTCCAATGAAACCCGTCTAGAGCAGATGCGGCAGACTGTTGAAGAGAAACTGGAGAAAACACTTCAGACTCGTCTTCAGACTTCTTTTGAAACGGTCTCTAAGCAGTTGGAGTCTGTCAATCGTGGTCTGGGAGAAATGCAGAGTGTTGCCCGAGATGTCGGCACACTGAACAAGGTCCTTTCCAACACCAAGACTCGGGGGATTCTAGGGGAGTTGCAACTGGGGCAGATTATTGAGGACATCATGACGGCCAGTCAGTATGAGCGAGAGTTTGTGACAGTGGCTGGCTCCAGTGAGCGTGTCGAATATGCCATTAAACTGCCAGGACAGACGGAGCATGAATATGTCTATCTGCCCATTGATTCTAAGTTTCCTCTGGCTGATTACTACCGTTTGGAAGATGCTTATGAGTCTGGCAGCAAGGAAGAGATTGAGCTCTATCGCAAGTCTCTCTTAGCAAGTGTTAAACGCTTTGCCAAGGATATTAAGAGTAAATATCTGGCTCCACCAGCTACGACTAACTTTGGTATTATGTTTCTGCCAACGGAAGGTCTCTATTCGGAAGTTGTCCGCAATCCAGCCTTTTTTGACAGTTTGCGGAGGGAGGAGCAGATTGTGGTTGCGGGGCCATCTACCCTCTCTGCTCTGCTCAATTCACTGTCTGTTGGCTTTAAAACGCTCAATATTCAAAAAAGTGCCGACGATATCAGCAAGGTTCTGGGTTCTGTCAAATCCGAATTTAACAAGTTCGGTGGTATTCTGACCAAGGCGCAAAAGCACTTGCAGCATGCTTCGGGCAATATTGATGAACTCTTAACCCGGCGGACAGGGGCTATCGAAAGAACCTTACGCCATATTGAGCTGTCCGACCAAGACCTCGATTTGAACTTACTTGATTTTTCAGAAGAAAGGGAAAACAATGAAGATTAA
- a CDS encoding SDR family NAD(P)-dependent oxidoreductase produces the protein MKKVIITGGNSGIGYQTAKQLAEKGWSVTLFCRRKEAAEQACEKIRQQTGNPHIDYILVDLSDMKSVRKAVEQYIQKEENLDVLINNAADFDLSIKSPVITKDGLEKQFATNVGAPYLLSSLLKGLLEKSESGRIINISSQGLVLYPFMKLDFENLSGQKHYSPAKIYYQNKLALLMLSLYMRKHWKGIKVQAIRVTNVKVDMRRYDHLSAFMKNLYKIKSRFSISPEEMAKVYTALSTEDGYEGFLYDEKCREVKANAFAYEEEEQKKLYTLLEQMTFLKDNE, from the coding sequence ATGAAAAAAGTAATTATTACGGGCGGCAATAGTGGGATTGGATATCAAACTGCAAAACAGTTAGCTGAGAAAGGTTGGTCAGTGACCCTATTTTGTCGTCGAAAAGAAGCTGCTGAGCAAGCCTGTGAGAAAATCCGTCAACAAACAGGAAACCCGCATATAGATTATATCTTGGTTGATTTATCTGATATGAAAAGTGTCAGGAAAGCGGTAGAACAGTATATCCAAAAAGAAGAGAATTTAGATGTTTTAATTAACAATGCGGCTGATTTTGATTTATCAATCAAAAGTCCTGTGATAACCAAAGATGGATTGGAAAAGCAATTTGCGACCAATGTGGGCGCTCCGTACTTACTTTCTTCTTTATTGAAAGGTTTGTTGGAAAAGTCAGAAAGTGGTCGGATTATTAATATTTCTTCCCAAGGGCTGGTGCTTTATCCTTTCATGAAGCTTGATTTTGAAAATTTATCCGGTCAAAAACATTACAGTCCTGCTAAGATCTATTATCAGAATAAGCTGGCCTTGTTGATGCTGTCACTTTATATGCGGAAACATTGGAAAGGTATCAAGGTTCAGGCCATCCGTGTGACCAATGTCAAAGTTGATATGCGGCGCTATGATCACCTCAGCGCTTTTATGAAAAATCTGTATAAAATTAAGTCGAGATTTTCGATTAGTCCTGAAGAAATGGCGAAAGTCTATACAGCCTTATCTACAGAAGATGGCTATGAGGGCTTTTTGTATGACGAGAAATGCAGAGAAGTTAAGGCTAATGCGTTTGCTTACGAGGAAGAAGAACAGAAAAAACTTTACACCTTGCTTGAACAAATGACTTTCTTAAAAGATAATGAATAA
- the rsmA gene encoding 16S rRNA (adenine(1518)-N(6)/adenine(1519)-N(6))-dimethyltransferase RsmA gives MRIADHSVTRAILERHGFTFKKSFGQNFLTDTNILQKIVDTAEIDKKVNVIEIGPGIGALTEFLAESAAEVMAFEIDDRLVPILADTLRDFDNVTVVNQDILKVDLAQYIAEFKNPDLPIKVVANLPYYITTPILMHLIESGIPFSEFVVMMQKEVADRISAQPNTKAYGSLSIAVQYYMTAKVAFIVPRTVFVPAPNVDSAILKMVRRDQPAVEVQDEKFFFKVSKASFVHRRKTLWNNLTSCFGKSEETKGKLTAALERADLSPSVRGEALNLEEFARLADALKTEGL, from the coding sequence ATGCGTATTGCAGACCATAGTGTGACCCGTGCCATTCTGGAGCGTCACGGTTTCACTTTTAAAAAATCTTTCGGTCAGAATTTCCTGACGGATACCAACATCCTCCAGAAGATTGTGGACACAGCTGAGATTGACAAAAAGGTCAATGTCATCGAAATTGGTCCTGGTATTGGGGCTTTGACAGAATTTTTGGCGGAAAGTGCTGCAGAAGTCATGGCCTTTGAGATTGATGATCGGTTGGTGCCGATTTTGGCGGATACTCTGCGCGATTTTGACAATGTGACAGTGGTCAATCAGGATATTCTCAAGGTTGATCTGGCTCAGTACATAGCAGAGTTTAAGAATCCAGACCTGCCTATCAAGGTAGTGGCGAATCTTCCCTACTATATCACGACGCCGATTCTCATGCATTTGATTGAGAGCGGAATTCCTTTTAGTGAGTTTGTCGTGATGATGCAAAAAGAAGTAGCGGATCGGATATCAGCTCAGCCGAATACCAAGGCCTACGGTAGTTTGTCAATTGCGGTACAGTATTACATGACGGCCAAGGTTGCCTTTATCGTGCCACGGACAGTCTTTGTGCCTGCTCCAAATGTGGATTCGGCTATTCTCAAGATGGTGCGCAGAGACCAGCCAGCTGTTGAGGTACAGGACGAGAAATTCTTTTTCAAGGTCTCCAAGGCCAGTTTTGTCCACCGTCGGAAGACTCTCTGGAATAACCTGACCAGTTGTTTTGGAAAGTCAGAGGAGACTAAAGGCAAATTGACAGCGGCTCTAGAACGAGCTGACTTATCTCCAAGTGTTCGGGGAGAAGCTCTTAATTTAGAAGAATTTGCGCGCTTGGCAGACGCTTTGAAGACTGAGGGATTATAA
- a CDS encoding Cna B-type domain-containing protein, giving the protein MKLKKWLLFLMLPLLFLLDLKLFTATAQADALKNAITDIKIWDHSNGREATKVNGAYNLVQGGNYRYELVFDLSAYDSQLKDGDTFTFTVPNGATIANGTTFTLTDNETQVQLGAAKMTSNGSGKGGLITVTIQNLADYKSKTTASGVRGSFFFDFQATTVGAEQDWNYKPEETQGAMSHKVTINERKQSSFSTAGENYAKIGGVITKKPYNSAILGKSGDYSHNWTVRINTQQKTYNSPIVIKDVIPDSSAPMQFVPEQFVLRQGEYTQSLSSIANSVILKEGQDYTVAYNDTYTEFTLTINNPDNHAFMLNYMTTSPADGSLVSNTAEMEVDNTKLPFRDDRPSQTSSTIERSSRITEGGVITADISNSLVLYKQDSKTGKMLEGAVFKVTTPSGEEITLPPTDANGRVSTQPFSSEEIRKGQFTVEEVTAPEGYVLDSNPMKVTIKADGAVKTVKNTVDPNASKKLTVKKVWKDENNQDGKRPASIAVDVYANGQKLADKTVTVTGGSTDAEWTAQTTDLPIFDASGQKITYTIGEDQLDGYDAPEVDQENLTVTNSRTPEKIAIKASKKWDDAENQDGKRPANVVVKLYKEVGGQKSEVENRTLTEADQWATEFTNLNKYEKGQEVVYSLEEDAVPHYQSQVTGNAADGFVVNNTYKPETIKISGQKKWEDAENQDGKRPNAVRVKILKGQDIVDVQEVTAANGWNYESNPLPKYAAGQEIAYTVAEEAVSGYTSKVDGYNITNSYTPETVKISGQKKWEDAENQDGKRPASVKVKILNGDTVVDEQNVTSANDWKYESKALPKYAAGQEITYTVSEEAVPGYTSKVDGYNITNSYTPETTTVSGSKTWEDGDNQDGKRPASITVNLLADGQKVNTQTVGEAEGWSYNFTGLPVYKDGQRITYTVTEEAVPGYSTNLNGYNITNSYTPEKTEITASKTWNDSDNQDGKRPTKISIKLMKTVGGVKTEVASKEVTAADQWQTKFENLPVYENGQKIDYSIEEDDVAGYTKEIKDFTVTNSYTPEMIKISGQKVWDDADNQDGKRPASVKVKVKNGDTVVDELEVTAANDWKFESKALPKYAAGQEIAYTVTEEAVAEYQTKIDKFTITNSYTPQSTEYAVTKVWDDADNQDGKRPASITVQLYRSVNGQDPIAVVGKTLTLTADNETAANTWKASFTNLPQFDKGQEITYSVKEDDATVAALKEKGYSPKVEGQTITNSHTPEQVKVSGQKVWDDADDQDGKRPTSITVKVMDGSTIVDTLEVTAANGWKFESKDLPKYRNGQEIVYTLSEVSVAQYETKIDKFTITNSYTPETVKVSGQKVWDDANNQDGKRPASIKVKILDGDKVVDELEVTAATDWKFESKDLPKNKKGKKINYTVLEEVTVEGYSSSQEQVTDGSFTLTNSYKPTQIAVKGTAVWSDAENQDKVRPSKITVRLLADGKPIKEEVVSEENGWQYNFSDLPKYKDGKEIVYSVAADPVDGYKLEINGTQLTFSHVPAKKESVEGKVLADKRGGQTPKAEGKALPRTGQEESLLVTILGFLAALLAGGMLMAKAKRS; this is encoded by the coding sequence ATGAAACTGAAAAAATGGCTGCTGTTTTTGATGCTGCCCCTTCTGTTTTTGCTGGATTTGAAGCTATTTACAGCAACTGCTCAAGCCGATGCTTTGAAGAATGCAATCACAGATATTAAAATCTGGGACCACTCTAATGGCCGCGAAGCAACCAAGGTTAACGGTGCTTATAATTTGGTTCAAGGGGGAAATTATCGTTATGAGCTAGTTTTTGATTTGTCAGCTTACGATAGCCAACTCAAGGATGGAGACACCTTTACCTTTACAGTACCAAACGGTGCAACCATTGCTAATGGTACAACCTTTACCCTGACGGATAATGAAACGCAGGTCCAGCTTGGAGCTGCTAAGATGACGTCAAATGGTTCGGGTAAGGGCGGTCTGATTACGGTTACTATTCAGAATTTGGCCGATTACAAGTCTAAGACAACTGCCAGTGGAGTAAGAGGAAGTTTCTTCTTTGATTTTCAGGCGACAACAGTAGGTGCTGAGCAAGACTGGAATTATAAGCCTGAGGAAACTCAAGGGGCGATGAGCCATAAGGTAACCATTAACGAGCGCAAACAGAGCAGTTTTTCAACTGCTGGTGAAAACTACGCTAAGATTGGAGGGGTCATTACTAAGAAGCCATATAATTCGGCTATTCTAGGCAAGAGCGGTGACTACTCACATAACTGGACTGTTCGTATCAATACTCAGCAAAAGACCTATAACTCTCCGATTGTTATCAAGGATGTCATTCCAGATAGCAGTGCACCAATGCAATTCGTTCCGGAGCAATTTGTCCTTCGCCAAGGGGAGTACACACAGAGTTTATCAAGTATTGCGAATTCTGTTATCTTGAAAGAAGGTCAAGATTATACGGTTGCCTATAATGACACTTATACAGAATTTACTCTAACCATCAATAACCCAGACAACCATGCCTTTATGTTGAACTATATGACAACTTCACCAGCTGATGGTTCTTTGGTGTCGAATACGGCTGAGATGGAAGTTGATAATACAAAACTGCCATTCAGAGACGATCGTCCTAGTCAGACGAGTTCTACGATAGAGCGCAGCAGCCGGATTACAGAGGGCGGTGTCATTACAGCTGATATCAGCAACAGTCTGGTTCTATATAAGCAAGATTCTAAGACTGGCAAAATGCTGGAAGGTGCTGTCTTTAAGGTGACAACTCCTAGCGGTGAAGAGATTACTCTGCCGCCGACAGATGCTAACGGTCGGGTTTCTACACAACCTTTCTCAAGTGAAGAAATCAGGAAAGGTCAATTCACAGTAGAAGAAGTAACAGCTCCGGAAGGCTATGTACTGGACAGCAATCCGATGAAAGTGACCATCAAGGCTGATGGTGCAGTCAAAACAGTCAAGAATACGGTAGATCCAAATGCCAGCAAAAAGCTGACAGTCAAGAAAGTTTGGAAAGATGAAAACAATCAGGACGGCAAGCGTCCAGCTTCTATTGCTGTAGATGTCTACGCTAACGGTCAAAAGCTAGCTGACAAGACAGTGACCGTAACTGGTGGAAGTACAGATGCGGAGTGGACAGCTCAGACAACTGATTTACCAATCTTTGATGCAAGTGGTCAAAAAATCACCTATACAATCGGTGAAGATCAGCTTGATGGCTACGATGCTCCAGAAGTAGATCAGGAAAATCTCACTGTTACCAATAGTCGTACGCCAGAGAAAATCGCTATCAAAGCCAGCAAAAAATGGGATGATGCCGAGAATCAAGACGGCAAACGTCCTGCCAATGTCGTTGTCAAACTTTATAAAGAAGTTGGCGGTCAGAAATCAGAAGTTGAGAACAGAACTCTGACCGAAGCTGACCAGTGGGCAACTGAGTTCACCAACTTGAACAAGTATGAAAAGGGCCAAGAAGTTGTTTATTCTCTGGAAGAAGACGCGGTCCCTCACTATCAATCTCAGGTAACTGGCAATGCTGCTGACGGCTTTGTAGTGAACAACACTTACAAGCCAGAAACTATCAAGATTTCCGGTCAGAAGAAGTGGGAAGATGCGGAAAACCAAGACGGCAAGCGTCCAAATGCTGTTAGAGTCAAGATCTTGAAAGGCCAAGACATTGTTGATGTGCAGGAAGTGACGGCTGCTAACGGTTGGAATTATGAATCTAATCCTCTTCCTAAGTATGCAGCTGGCCAAGAAATTGCTTATACTGTTGCTGAAGAAGCTGTCTCAGGCTACACGAGCAAGGTGGACGGCTATAACATCACCAACTCTTACACCCCAGAAACGGTCAAGATTTCTGGTCAGAAGAAATGGGAAGATGCGGAAAACCAAGATGGTAAGCGTCCAGCTTCTGTTAAGGTTAAAATTCTGAATGGTGATACGGTTGTTGATGAGCAAAATGTGACTTCCGCTAACGACTGGAAGTATGAGTCTAAGGCTCTGCCTAAATATGCAGCAGGCCAAGAAATCACTTATACCGTAAGTGAGGAAGCTGTGCCAGGTTATACTAGCAAAGTAGATGGTTACAACATTACCAACTCTTACACTCCAGAGACAACGACTGTGTCTGGAAGCAAGACTTGGGAAGATGGCGATAACCAAGACGGCAAACGTCCAGCTTCTATCACAGTTAATCTACTAGCTGACGGTCAAAAAGTCAATACCCAAACAGTCGGAGAGGCAGAAGGCTGGTCTTACAACTTTACTGGCTTGCCAGTCTACAAGGATGGCCAACGAATTACTTATACAGTGACAGAAGAAGCTGTACCGGGTTATTCAACCAATCTCAACGGCTACAATATCACCAACTCTTATACACCAGAAAAGACAGAAATCACTGCTAGCAAGACTTGGAATGACAGCGACAATCAAGACGGCAAACGTCCAACTAAGATTAGCATTAAGCTGATGAAGACCGTCGGCGGTGTCAAGACAGAAGTCGCTAGCAAGGAAGTGACAGCTGCTGATCAATGGCAAACCAAATTTGAAAATCTACCAGTTTATGAAAATGGTCAGAAGATTGATTACTCTATCGAGGAAGATGATGTAGCTGGCTACACTAAAGAAATCAAAGATTTCACAGTTACTAACTCTTACACTCCAGAGATGATCAAGATTTCCGGTCAAAAAGTCTGGGATGACGCTGATAACCAAGATGGCAAGCGTCCAGCTTCTGTTAAGGTTAAGGTGAAAAATGGCGATACTGTCGTAGATGAATTGGAAGTAACAGCTGCTAACGATTGGAAGTTTGAGTCGAAAGCCCTTCCTAAGTATGCAGCAGGTCAAGAGATTGCCTACACTGTTACTGAAGAAGCAGTTGCGGAATATCAAACTAAGATTGATAAGTTCACCATTACTAATTCTTACACTCCTCAAAGTACAGAATATGCTGTGACTAAGGTCTGGGATGATGCTGATAACCAGGACGGCAAGCGTCCAGCTTCTATCACAGTGCAGCTGTATCGCTCAGTAAATGGTCAAGATCCAATTGCTGTCGTAGGTAAAACGTTGACCTTGACGGCTGATAATGAGACAGCTGCTAACACTTGGAAAGCAAGCTTCACCAATCTGCCTCAATTTGACAAGGGACAGGAGATTACCTACTCTGTCAAAGAAGATGATGCAACAGTAGCCGCTTTGAAAGAAAAAGGTTACAGTCCGAAAGTAGAAGGTCAGACAATCACTAACTCTCATACTCCAGAGCAGGTTAAAGTTTCTGGTCAGAAAGTCTGGGATGATGCAGACGATCAAGACGGCAAACGCCCAACATCTATTACAGTTAAGGTAATGGATGGAAGCACTATTGTTGATACACTTGAAGTAACAGCTGCTAATGGATGGAAGTTTGAATCTAAAGACCTGCCTAAATATAGAAATGGTCAAGAGATTGTCTACACGCTTTCTGAAGTGTCAGTTGCTCAATATGAAACTAAGATTGATAAGTTCACTATTACCAACTCCTACACTCCAGAAACTGTTAAAGTCTCTGGTCAAAAGGTTTGGGATGATGCTAATAATCAAGACGGCAAGCGCCCAGCATCTATCAAGGTAAAGATTTTGGACGGAGACAAGGTGGTAGATGAGCTGGAAGTGACAGCCGCTACTGACTGGAAGTTTGAGTCTAAAGATCTGCCTAAGAATAAGAAGGGCAAGAAAATCAACTATACAGTCCTTGAGGAAGTGACAGTTGAGGGTTATAGCAGCAGCCAAGAACAAGTAACAGATGGCAGCTTCACTTTGACTAACAGCTATAAACCAACACAGATTGCTGTTAAGGGAACTGCGGTATGGTCAGATGCTGAAAATCAAGATAAGGTTCGACCTTCTAAGATTACTGTTCGACTCTTGGCAGATGGCAAACCAATCAAAGAAGAGGTTGTATCAGAAGAAAATGGTTGGCAGTATAACTTTAGCGACCTTCCTAAGTACAAGGACGGTAAGGAAATTGTCTACAGCGTTGCTGCTGATCCAGTAGATGGCTACAAGCTTGAGATCAACGGTACTCAGCTGACCTTTAGTCATGTCCCTGCTAAGAAAGAGAGTGTTGAAGGGAAGGTTTTAGCTGATAAGCGAGGCGGTCAGACTCCGAAAGCAGAAGGAAAAGCTCTTCCTCGTACTGGACAGGAAGAAAGTCTTCTTGTTACTATTCTTGGCTTCCTAGCAGCGCTTCTCGCAGGAGGAATGCTGATGGCTAAGGCAAAACGCAGCTAA
- the rpe gene encoding ribulose-phosphate 3-epimerase, which produces MTSFKIAPSILSADYANFESELKKLEATGAEYAHIDIMDGHFVPNISFGAGVVASMRPHSKLVFDCHLMVSNPEHHIEEFARAGADIISIHAEATPHIHGALQKIRAAGVKPSVVINPGTPVEAVKNVLNLVDQVLVMTVNPGFGGQAFLPETMDKIRELVVLREVNQLNFDIEVDGGIDDKTIGIAKEAGANVFVAGSYVFKGDVNHQVQTLRDALHD; this is translated from the coding sequence ATGACTTCATTCAAAATTGCCCCTTCAATCTTAAGTGCGGACTATGCTAATTTTGAATCAGAACTGAAAAAGTTAGAAGCAACAGGCGCTGAGTATGCTCATATTGATATTATGGATGGTCATTTTGTACCCAATATCAGCTTTGGGGCTGGGGTTGTTGCCAGTATGCGTCCTCACAGCAAGCTAGTCTTTGATTGTCATCTGATGGTTTCCAATCCTGAACATCATATTGAAGAATTCGCTCGTGCCGGTGCAGATATTATCAGCATCCATGCCGAAGCGACGCCACATATCCACGGAGCACTGCAGAAGATTCGGGCAGCGGGAGTCAAACCTAGTGTTGTGATTAATCCGGGAACACCAGTCGAAGCAGTCAAAAATGTTTTGAATTTGGTCGATCAAGTCCTTGTGATGACAGTTAATCCAGGTTTTGGCGGTCAGGCCTTTCTGCCAGAAACCATGGATAAGATCCGTGAGCTGGTCGTTCTGCGTGAAGTCAATCAGCTGAATTTTGATATTGAAGTGGATGGCGGTATTGACGATAAGACCATTGGGATTGCTAAAGAAGCTGGTGCCAATGTCTTCGTAGCAGGCAGCTATGTCTTCAAAGGTGATGTCAATCATCAAGTTCAGACCTTACGGGATGCCCTGCATGACTAA
- the rsgA gene encoding ribosome small subunit-dependent GTPase A: MQGKIIKALAGFYYVESDGQVYQTRARGNFRKKGQTPYVGDEVEFSAEKDSEGYILKIAERKNSLVRPPIVNIDQAVVIMSAKEPDFNANLLDRFLVLLEHKRIHPIIYISKLDLLEDEQSLDVYVQAYQSIGYEVIKTTEELLPLLTGKITVFMGQTGVGKSTLLNKIAPDLQLETGEISESLGRGRHTTRAVSFYNLNGGKIADTPGFSSLDYEVTTAEDLNQAFPEIAEVSQSCKFRTCTHTHEPACAVKPAVEAGQIASFRFDNYLQFLSEIENRRETYKKVVKKKF; this comes from the coding sequence TTGCAAGGAAAAATCATTAAGGCTCTGGCTGGCTTTTATTATGTAGAGTCGGACGGACAGGTTTATCAAACCAGAGCGCGGGGTAATTTTCGCAAAAAAGGGCAGACACCTTATGTCGGTGATGAAGTCGAATTTTCAGCAGAAAAAGACTCGGAAGGCTATATTTTAAAAATAGCAGAGCGAAAGAACAGTCTTGTGCGGCCTCCGATTGTCAACATTGACCAGGCAGTTGTAATCATGAGCGCGAAAGAGCCAGATTTCAATGCTAATCTGTTGGATCGCTTTCTGGTGCTTTTAGAGCATAAGCGGATCCACCCTATTATCTACATCAGCAAGTTAGACCTGCTTGAAGATGAACAGAGCTTGGATGTCTATGTGCAGGCCTATCAGTCCATCGGCTATGAGGTCATTAAGACGACTGAGGAATTGCTGCCGCTGCTGACTGGGAAAATCACTGTTTTTATGGGACAGACTGGGGTTGGAAAGTCCACTCTGCTCAATAAAATTGCCCCAGACCTGCAGCTAGAAACAGGAGAGATTTCTGAAAGTCTTGGCCGCGGCCGTCATACGACGAGGGCTGTCAGTTTTTACAATCTAAACGGTGGGAAGATTGCCGACACACCAGGATTTTCGTCTTTGGATTACGAGGTGACTACAGCTGAAGATCTCAATCAAGCTTTTCCGGAGATTGCTGAGGTCAGCCAGTCCTGTAAATTTCGTACTTGCACTCATACTCACGAGCCAGCTTGTGCCGTTAAGCCAGCAGTTGAGGCCGGTCAGATAGCTTCATTCCGCTTTGATAATTACCTGCAATTTCTTAGCGAGATCGAAAATCGTCGGGAGACCTATAAAAAAGTTGTCAAAAAAAAATTCTAA